CCATTGATGTCTGAAATGGGTTTGTTCATGAAAGCATCTGTCGTTTTCTTATAATAATATTCTATAGAGAACATTAATCTGTTTTTAAGCAAGCTTGTTTCAATACCGGTGTTGTAGGAATGAGTCTTTTCCCATTTTAAGTCAGGGTTGGCGAAAGAGCTTACTGTGGAGACTAGCTCGTTATAATAAGCATCTAACGCCCCTTTTTGTAAAATCATCACTGGCGTTTGACCGTCGATCATATTTCCTTGTTCCCCATAAGAGGCTTTTAAAGTTAATGCATCTAGCCAATTGATGTGCATTTTAGTCAATGCTTTTAGATCGACTAGTCCGGAAGTAGACCATATCGGAAGTAGCTTTTCATTGCTTCTACTACCGAATTTATTCGATCCGTCGTAGCGAGTATTGGCATTGATGGTAAATATATTCTTATAGCTGTAAGACGCAGTCATATACGCTGCCAACAAGTTGGTTTTGTTGTCGGTGATCGTTGGTACATTTTGAGCTAACCAGCGATAATAGCTTTCGTACTTGGAAGGTATAGATGCTACGAATTTTTTCCCTCTGTCCAAATTGTAGCCACGATTTGTTACAGAATAGCCATTATACAAGTTTGAAATAGCTTCAGTTCCTATGGCTAGACTGAAGTTATGCTGTTTATCTGAACCGAAATATTTATTGATGTTAGCTTGTAATCTGGCAGTGTAATTATCGCTGCGCATAGACTCTTCGGAAAGTTCCCCCCCCACAGGCATCTTACTATCGTTAGGTGCTTCCTCACCATATTCTGATTTACGTATTTGGGCTGCATACCATGTTTTATCACCCGAATATCCTTCAATGTTTGTGTTCAAACTGGAGTAAGAAAAAACGCCGTTAAAGTTTAGCCAACTATTGGCTTGGTATCTTAAGTTTAGCGTCGCAGTTATACCAGACATTTTTTGTTTCTGATAGCTATTGTCCAGTTCATTTAAGATATTAAAATTCATGTACTGAAGACCATTGGCTTTTTGGTAATTGTAATAGCTGCCATCAGCGTTGTAAGCAGGGATTACCCTACTTGTTTTGTAGGCATAATCAATAGGTGATACCTCTTCTTGATTGTATTTTTTATCCTCATTATATACATTCAAATTAAGAGTAGCTTGTATTTTACCTAAAGTTAGATCTAATCTTGTAGCACCTGTATATCTTCTTTGGTTATTAGAGTTGATGACGTCGTTGTTGTCTGTATATCCTAAAGAGGCATAGTAGCGTAAATTATCTGTACCGCCCGATACATTCACTGAATGGTCTGAAGAAAAAGAATCGTGCGTTAGCAATTTAAACCAATCTGTGTTTTGAGTTTCTAGTGCAGCAACTTGAGCCTTGAATTCGCTTTCTGTATAAACCCCACTGTAGAATTTGTCAACAGCTTCTTCATAACCGATAAGAGATATGCTCGAATCGTACTTATAATGTTCGTTAAATAATTCTCGTGACAGACCTACACGCTCTTTTGAATTCATCAAATTGATTTTGCGATCAGTATAGCGTGGCCGACGGCGATAAGAACTGTTGAAAGTGTAGGATACGATGGGTTTACCAATACGTCCTTTTTTAGTTGTCACCACGATAATTCCGTTGGCAGCCCGAGTTCCGTATAATGCCGTGGCAGCAGCATCTTTTAAGATGTCTATACGCTCAATGTCTTGCGGATTTATTCCAGAAATGGCATTACCAATGCGGTTGATATAGTCCGGATCGTTCAATACATCGGCCGAGAGGTTTATAGGGTCGCTAACAACGACACCGTCGATTACCCATAATGGCTCACGATTTCCGATTAAAGTGGAAGTACCTCGAATACGAATTTTGGGAACCGAATTTATTTCACCACTGTTATTACTAACAATCATGTCTGGTACTCGCCCTTCCAACATTTTATCCAGACTGCTAACTCCTGGCAGCATGATATCTTTCATTTTCACCGAGGTGACGGAGCTGGTTAAGTTACGACGATCTATTTGTTGATATCCTGTGACTACCAACTCATCAATCATTGCATTATCCTCTCTCATCGTTATATCTTTCAACTGTATATTAGCATTCCCTGCCTTAATAGAAACGGTTTGTTTCTCCATTCCAATATACGAAATATTTAGTGTTAGACGTTCGTTCGATGGTGCCTCTAAACTAAAGTTTCCGTTATTGTCGCTGATAACGCCCATTCTCTTGCCAGCTATAACAACATTGGCTCCAGGAAGAGGGCTCTTGGATTCATCCGTTATTTTTCCACTAATGGAGCGTTGTTTCTTTTCCTCAAGGAACTCAGCTACAACTTGATCTTTTCCTAGTTTTATTTTCGGATTTTCTGTAATAAGTACATAATTATCTCGAAAAGAGAAGGCTAAACCCACAGGCTGGCAAATCGTTTCTAATGCTTTTTTTAAAGAAACGTGCTGCAGATTCAGGTTTAGACGGACATTTTTATTAATAATATTATCCTGATACATAAAAGAAACGCCTGTCTGCTGTTTTATTAAATCGAATGCATTTATGATTGAAATGCCATTCTGCTGTATAGTGATAAATTTATTCTCTGATGCTTTTGTTGTAATGGCGCAAAAGAGCATTAGAAGCAAAGCCATTGTTTTGTACTTTATTGTAGTACGAAACTTAGATTTTCTTGTTTTTTGTTTTTCCATATATTCCAAATCCAAATTTAAATGTATTGTTATTAACTGGTTTATCTATACACACATAGTTTTCCGTTGTCATTACGGAATTTCACATCAGAAATATCTTCGATGATTTGTAAGGAGTATTGTAAGGAGCGATCTCTATATATACTTCCGCTGAATAGTACATTACTTAGATTCTCATCTTCAAATATGACATCAATGTCATACCACTGAGCTAGCTGTTCCATTATCACACTTAGTGGAGTACTTTCAAAGTCAAACACCCCTTCTATCCACGAAGTATAGATGGTGGTATTTACTTTTTTTATTGTGATTGATTTTGTAGATGTAGAGATGCTAGCCTGTTCGCTAGGATTAAGGATCTGCTTATTCTCTTTATTAGAAATTTCTACTTTTCCTCGAACGAGAGTAGTTAGCATAGTGCGCCCGCTATAAGCGGATACATTAAATTGAGTTCCTAACACTCTAACTTTATTTCCTTCGGATTCAACATAGAATGGTTCTCCTGTTTTTGCTACGTCAAAGAAAGCTTCTCCTGAAAGGGTGATTTTACGGTTTTTATTAAACTTAACCGGATATTTTAAAGTCGTATTTGAATTAATCCAAACCGTACTTTTATCAGGAAGTATCAGTTTAAAGTTTCCTCCTACTTCCGTATGAATGGTATTGTACTCTTCGACAGCTTTTTTGGTCGTTTTTTTGGTCTCTTCATTATTACAAACCAATTCGCCTCCATTTTTTAATATTTGTTTAGTGCCATTAGAGAGGGTTAGTATCACATCCTTTTTGAGTCGTAAACTAACAATAGGCTCTGAGGAAGTCTCTTTATACGCATATTGATAAATGCCTCCGGCTACAAC
This is a stretch of genomic DNA from uncultured Bacteroides sp.. It encodes these proteins:
- a CDS encoding FecR family protein → MITSKILNLLRKYRENTLTIEEFNALKKWISETEENRLYMSNFIRFYKIEDRWNAYKKSNPEKAWEATSMRYHKKKRLFRMRLLAAACTLLFVVAGGIYQYAYKETSSEPIVSLRLKKDVILTLSNGTKQILKNGGELVCNNEETKKTTKKAVEEYNTIHTEVGGNFKLILPDKSTVWINSNTTLKYPVKFNKNRKITLSGEAFFDVAKTGEPFYVESEGNKVRVLGTQFNVSAYSGRTMLTTLVRGKVEISNKENKQILNPSEQASISTSTKSITIKKVNTTIYTSWIEGVFDFESTPLSVIMEQLAQWYDIDVIFEDENLSNVLFSGSIYRDRSLQYSLQIIEDISDVKFRNDNGKLCVYR
- a CDS encoding SusC/RagA family TonB-linked outer membrane protein, encoding MEKQKTRKSKFRTTIKYKTMALLLMLFCAITTKASENKFITIQQNGISIINAFDLIKQQTGVSFMYQDNIINKNVRLNLNLQHVSLKKALETICQPVGLAFSFRDNYVLITENPKIKLGKDQVVAEFLEEKKQRSISGKITDESKSPLPGANVVIAGKRMGVISDNNGNFSLEAPSNERLTLNISYIGMEKQTVSIKAGNANIQLKDITMREDNAMIDELVVTGYQQIDRRNLTSSVTSVKMKDIMLPGVSSLDKMLEGRVPDMIVSNNSGEINSVPKIRIRGTSTLIGNREPLWVIDGVVVSDPINLSADVLNDPDYINRIGNAISGINPQDIERIDILKDAAATALYGTRAANGIIVVTTKKGRIGKPIVSYTFNSSYRRRPRYTDRKINLMNSKERVGLSRELFNEHYKYDSSISLIGYEEAVDKFYSGVYTESEFKAQVAALETQNTDWFKLLTHDSFSSDHSVNVSGGTDNLRYYASLGYTDNNDVINSNNQRRYTGATRLDLTLGKIQATLNLNVYNEDKKYNQEEVSPIDYAYKTSRVIPAYNADGSYYNYQKANGLQYMNFNILNELDNSYQKQKMSGITATLNLRYQANSWLNFNGVFSYSSLNTNIEGYSGDKTWYAAQIRKSEYGEEAPNDSKMPVGGELSEESMRSDNYTARLQANINKYFGSDKQHNFSLAIGTEAISNLYNGYSVTNRGYNLDRGKKFVASIPSKYESYYRWLAQNVPTITDNKTNLLAAYMTASYSYKNIFTINANTRYDGSNKFGSRSNEKLLPIWSTSGLVDLKALTKMHINWLDALTLKASYGEQGNMIDGQTPVMILQKGALDAYYNELVSTVSSFANPDLKWEKTHSYNTGIETSLLKNRLMFSIEYYYKKTTDAFMNKPISDINGYSSYIVNSGNLINQGYNISFTATPIRNKDFNWIFAGSFSKIMNKINTAPGKNVYDLDNFLNGTAVVKGQPVGTFYSYKFVGLNPVDGGPLFDDWEERSSELIGLSNYDTYTKVLVPSGKRDPDISGSISHTLNYKSWRLSMLLNYSLGAKVRRFKVFSQSIDGSSFNHDINPEYNVNRELINRWKKQGDERYTNIPAIMSKNSPGFYSYTSHYSSGYYYNGVKIAEDYWNMYDYADIRVVSADYLQIANVSLTYELPSKILNAYKLHRVALTLSGSNLYTFCAKALKGQTPNQSGFSTIQLSDTPTYTFGINIEF